A stretch of the Chelonia mydas isolate rCheMyd1 chromosome 5, rCheMyd1.pri.v2, whole genome shotgun sequence genome encodes the following:
- the ANKRA2 gene encoding ankyrin repeat family A protein 2 isoform X1 — MASSTNLDVGAQIIVEECTSSYSLSRMTDIKVEHQLDSTTEEGPAQSVAMGMKFILPNRFDMNVCSRFVKSLNEEDSKNIQDQVNSDLEVASVLFKAECNIHTSPSPGIQVRHVYTPSTTKHFSPIKQSTTLTNKHRGNEVSTTPLLVNSLSVHQLAAQGEMLYLATRIEQENVINHKDEEGFTPLMWAAAHGQIAVVEFLLQNGADAQILGKGRESALSLACSKGYTDIVKMLLDCGVDVNEYDWNGGTPLLYAVHGNHVKCVKILLENGADPTIETDSGYNSMDLAVALGHRSVQQVIEAHLLQLLQNIKE, encoded by the exons ATGGCATCTTCAACAAATCTAGACGTTGGGGCACAGATAATTGTGGAAGAGTGCACCAGCAGCTATAGTCTGTCTCGCATGACAGACATTAAAGTAGAGCATCAGCTTGACTCCACCACAGAAGAAGGCCCAGCTCAGAGTGTCGCCATGGGAATGAAATTCATTTTGCCTAATAGATTTGATATGAATGTCTGTTCTCGGTTTGTGAAGTCATTGAATGAAGAAGATAGTAAAAATATTCAAGACCAGGTCAACTCTGACCTTGAAGTGGCGTCTGTCTTATTTAAAG CTGAATGCAACATCCATACTTCCCCTTCTCCTGGAATTCAAGTAAGACATGTCTACACTCCATCAACAACTAAGCATTTTTCGCCCATAAAACAGTCAACTACTTTAACTAACAAACATAGGGGAAATGAGGTCTCTACAACACCTCTCCTTGTAAATT CTCTGTCAGTTCACCAGCTGGCTGCTCAAGGGGAAATGCTTTATTTGGCCACACGTATTGAACAAG aaaatgtaatCAACCATAAAGATGAAGAAGGTTTTACCCCTCTGATGTGGGCCGCAGCACATGGGCAGATAGCAGTGGTAGAGTTTCTGCTTCAGAAT ggtgCAGATGCTCAGATTTTGGGGAAAGGGCGAGAAAGTGCACTGTCATTGGCCTGTAGTAAGGGATACACGGATATTGTCAAAATGCTGCTTGATTGTGGAGTTGATGTAAATGAATATGACTGG aATGGAGGGACACCTCTTCTATATGCAGTACATGGAAACCATGTGAAATGTGTGAAAATTCTCTTAG AAAATGGTGCTGATCCAACTATTGAGACAGATTCTGGTTATAATTCCATGGATTTGGCTGTGGCTTTAGGCCATCGGAGCG TTCAACAGGTTATTGAGGCTCATTTATTGCAGCTCCTTCAAAATATCAAGGAGTAA
- the ANKRA2 gene encoding ankyrin repeat family A protein 2 isoform X2 gives MASSTNLDVGAQIIVEECTSSYSLSRMTDIKVEHQLDSTTEEGPAQSVAMGMKFILPNRFDMNVCSRFVKSLNEEDSKNIQDQVNSDLEVASVLFKAECNIHTSPSPGIQVRHVYTPSTTKHFSPIKQSTTLTNKHRGNEVSTTPLLVNSLSVHQLAAQGEMLYLATRIEQENVINHKDEEGFTPLMWAAAHGQIAVVEFLLQNGADAQILGKGRESALSLACSKGYTDIVKMLLDCGVDVNEYDWNGGTPLLYAVHGNHVKCVKILLENGADPTIETDSGYNSMDLAVALGHRSGEYLEPFRFGYFYCSLFM, from the exons ATGGCATCTTCAACAAATCTAGACGTTGGGGCACAGATAATTGTGGAAGAGTGCACCAGCAGCTATAGTCTGTCTCGCATGACAGACATTAAAGTAGAGCATCAGCTTGACTCCACCACAGAAGAAGGCCCAGCTCAGAGTGTCGCCATGGGAATGAAATTCATTTTGCCTAATAGATTTGATATGAATGTCTGTTCTCGGTTTGTGAAGTCATTGAATGAAGAAGATAGTAAAAATATTCAAGACCAGGTCAACTCTGACCTTGAAGTGGCGTCTGTCTTATTTAAAG CTGAATGCAACATCCATACTTCCCCTTCTCCTGGAATTCAAGTAAGACATGTCTACACTCCATCAACAACTAAGCATTTTTCGCCCATAAAACAGTCAACTACTTTAACTAACAAACATAGGGGAAATGAGGTCTCTACAACACCTCTCCTTGTAAATT CTCTGTCAGTTCACCAGCTGGCTGCTCAAGGGGAAATGCTTTATTTGGCCACACGTATTGAACAAG aaaatgtaatCAACCATAAAGATGAAGAAGGTTTTACCCCTCTGATGTGGGCCGCAGCACATGGGCAGATAGCAGTGGTAGAGTTTCTGCTTCAGAAT ggtgCAGATGCTCAGATTTTGGGGAAAGGGCGAGAAAGTGCACTGTCATTGGCCTGTAGTAAGGGATACACGGATATTGTCAAAATGCTGCTTGATTGTGGAGTTGATGTAAATGAATATGACTGG aATGGAGGGACACCTCTTCTATATGCAGTACATGGAAACCATGTGAAATGTGTGAAAATTCTCTTAG AAAATGGTGCTGATCCAACTATTGAGACAGATTCTGGTTATAATTCCATGGATTTGGCTGTGGCTTTAGGCCATCGGAGCGGTGAGTATTTAGAGCCCTTTAGGTTTGGCTATTTTTATTgcagtttgtttatgtag